One genomic window of Halorubrum hochsteinianum includes the following:
- a CDS encoding MFS transporter, with translation MSRTRLFGSLCALVFLVNFARVVFAPLVGEFIDTFGIREGTAGLIVTLAWLGSAAPRLPAGWALTRFTRRSVILVSGGMLTAGALGVALAPGVLALMVAAFAIGLASGVYFVAANPFISELFPQRVGRVMGVHGMASQLAAVVAAPAVTVALWYDWRYAFYGLAVAAAASTVLFVVLAKRTDLPDAGAGDTDFLAAARGEWKLILAGVVLMGLTSFVWQGLFNFYELYMIDKNLPRSTARNLLTVIFVAGVPAFLVSGDLADRLPHVPYLLGIVTAFVGGVVLVVVAEGLAAVIAASVVVGFAIHMLFPAGDTYLLASLPDKSRASAYAMFSAGMMSAQAAGSWVVGEAIEAGATYDAVFLALAGGLALIVAAYAVLYRLGRVPGGAAGATRAA, from the coding sequence GTGTCACGGACCCGGCTGTTCGGATCGCTCTGCGCCTTAGTCTTCCTCGTCAACTTCGCGCGGGTGGTGTTCGCGCCCCTCGTGGGCGAGTTCATCGACACGTTCGGGATCCGCGAGGGGACCGCCGGCCTCATCGTCACGCTCGCGTGGCTCGGCTCGGCCGCCCCGCGGCTCCCGGCGGGGTGGGCGCTCACCCGCTTCACGCGGCGCAGCGTGATCCTCGTCTCCGGCGGGATGCTGACCGCCGGCGCGCTGGGCGTCGCGCTCGCACCGGGCGTGCTCGCGCTGATGGTCGCCGCCTTCGCGATCGGGCTGGCCTCCGGCGTCTACTTCGTGGCCGCGAACCCGTTCATCTCGGAGCTGTTCCCCCAGCGCGTCGGGCGCGTGATGGGCGTCCACGGCATGGCGAGCCAGCTCGCCGCCGTCGTCGCCGCGCCCGCGGTCACCGTCGCGCTGTGGTACGACTGGCGGTACGCGTTCTACGGGCTGGCGGTCGCCGCGGCCGCCAGCACGGTCCTCTTCGTCGTCCTCGCGAAGCGGACCGACCTCCCGGACGCCGGCGCGGGCGACACCGACTTCCTCGCGGCCGCCCGCGGCGAGTGGAAGCTGATCCTCGCCGGCGTCGTGCTGATGGGGCTCACCAGCTTCGTCTGGCAGGGGCTGTTCAACTTCTACGAGCTGTACATGATCGACAAGAATCTGCCCCGGTCGACCGCCCGGAACCTCCTGACGGTGATCTTCGTGGCCGGCGTGCCCGCCTTCCTCGTCTCGGGCGACCTCGCGGACCGGCTCCCGCACGTCCCGTACCTGCTCGGCATCGTCACGGCGTTCGTCGGCGGGGTGGTCCTCGTCGTCGTCGCCGAGGGGCTCGCGGCGGTGATCGCCGCGAGCGTCGTCGTCGGCTTCGCCATCCACATGCTGTTCCCCGCCGGCGACACGTACCTGCTCGCGTCGTTGCCCGACAAGTCCCGCGCGTCGGCGTACGCGATGTTCTCCGCCGGCATGATGTCCGCGCAGGCGGCCGGGTCGTGGGTCGTCGGCGAGGCGATCGAGGCCGGCGCGACGTACGACGCCGTCTTCCTCGCGCTCGCCGGCGGGCTGGCGCTCATCGTCGCCGCGTACGCGGTCCTGTACCGACTCGGGCGCGTCCCCGGCGGCGCGGCGGGCGCGACGCGAGCGGCCTGA
- a CDS encoding aldo/keto reductase, whose protein sequence is MATREALWDYRDEFGDAFGRTYFRRFGPGVVSSVGIGTYLGEPTPAVDEASREAIGLALRSGVNHVDTAANYRCGRAERVVGEALRDAPVDRESVVVATKGGFLPFDGERPDDPSAYVRERFVDPGIVAPDDLANGAHAVTPEFLEWSLDRSLDRLGLESVDCYYVHNPETQLAARSREEVYDLLEAGFETLERRRAAGDLGAYGVATWDAFRVPEGDDAYLSLAEVLSRAERAGEAVGPDDDHGFAAIQLPFNVAMADAFTRRNQPAPPDADAEGPVSTLSFAHEAGLSVVTSASIGQGELAVEGAIPADVDATLAGETPAQRALNFARSAPGVTSSLVGTANPDHVRENVAAGTFDPLGASAFDAVFE, encoded by the coding sequence ATGGCAACCCGCGAGGCCCTCTGGGACTACCGCGACGAGTTCGGCGACGCCTTCGGCCGGACGTACTTCCGCCGGTTCGGGCCGGGAGTCGTCTCCAGCGTCGGGATCGGGACGTACCTCGGCGAGCCGACGCCCGCCGTCGACGAGGCCTCGCGCGAGGCGATCGGACTGGCGCTGCGCTCGGGCGTTAACCACGTCGACACCGCGGCCAACTACCGCTGCGGCCGCGCAGAGCGCGTCGTCGGCGAGGCGCTCCGCGACGCCCCCGTCGACCGCGAGTCGGTGGTCGTCGCGACGAAGGGGGGCTTCCTCCCGTTCGACGGCGAGCGCCCCGACGACCCGAGCGCGTACGTCCGCGAGCGGTTCGTCGACCCCGGGATCGTCGCCCCCGACGACCTCGCGAACGGCGCGCACGCGGTGACGCCCGAGTTCTTAGAGTGGTCGCTCGACCGCTCGCTCGACCGGCTCGGGCTCGAATCGGTCGACTGCTACTACGTCCACAACCCGGAGACGCAGCTCGCCGCCCGGTCGCGCGAGGAGGTGTACGACCTGCTCGAAGCCGGCTTCGAGACGCTCGAACGCCGGCGCGCCGCGGGCGACCTTGGGGCCTACGGCGTCGCGACGTGGGACGCGTTCCGGGTTCCCGAGGGCGACGACGCGTACCTCTCGCTCGCGGAAGTGCTCTCGCGGGCCGAGCGCGCCGGCGAGGCGGTCGGTCCCGACGACGACCACGGGTTCGCGGCGATCCAGCTCCCCTTCAACGTCGCGATGGCGGACGCGTTCACCCGGCGGAACCAGCCCGCGCCGCCCGACGCCGACGCGGAGGGGCCGGTCTCGACGCTCTCGTTCGCCCACGAGGCCGGGCTCTCGGTGGTGACGAGCGCGAGCATCGGACAGGGCGAGTTGGCGGTCGAGGGCGCGATCCCGGCCGACGTCGACGCGACGCTCGCGGGTGAGACGCCCGCCCAGCGCGCGCTCAACTTCGCGCGGAGCGCGCCCGGCGTCACCTCGTCGCTGGTGGGGACGGCCAACCCGGATCACGTCCGCGAGAACGTCGCCGCCGGGACGTTCGACCCGCTCGGCGCGTCGGCGTTCGACGCCGTCTTCGAGTGA
- the dacZ gene encoding diadenylate cyclase DacZ gives MASLTDHLADLVADVDATLLFSPTSSFYERFADDGVEVVVVAPDNDVDAETFVELPLPFDNVKDRIRFGIEGAMDEGLLAEGDEVACVASVFDGGSDAVIRVTVDEGIHTGIYDLFTNSRAEPSVIRDVFEVAIELGQKGQKGKPVGALFVVGDAGKVMNKSRPLSYNPFEKSHVHVGDPIVNVMLKEFSRLDGAFVVSDSGKIVSAYRYLEPAAEGVDIPKGLGARHMSGAAITRDTNSTSIVLSESDGLVRAFKAGELVLEIDPEEY, from the coding sequence ATGGCCTCGCTCACCGACCATCTGGCGGACCTCGTCGCGGACGTGGACGCCACGCTGCTGTTCTCGCCGACGAGTTCCTTCTACGAGCGGTTCGCGGACGACGGGGTCGAGGTCGTCGTCGTCGCCCCCGACAACGACGTCGACGCCGAGACGTTCGTCGAACTCCCCCTCCCGTTCGACAACGTCAAAGACCGGATCCGGTTCGGTATCGAGGGCGCGATGGACGAGGGGCTGCTCGCGGAGGGCGACGAGGTCGCCTGCGTCGCCTCCGTCTTCGACGGCGGCTCCGACGCGGTGATCCGCGTCACCGTCGACGAGGGGATCCACACGGGGATCTACGACCTGTTCACCAACTCCCGGGCGGAGCCGAGCGTCATCCGCGACGTGTTCGAGGTCGCGATCGAACTCGGACAGAAGGGACAGAAGGGGAAGCCGGTGGGCGCGCTGTTCGTCGTCGGCGACGCGGGGAAGGTGATGAACAAGTCGCGGCCGCTGTCGTACAACCCCTTCGAGAAGTCGCACGTCCACGTGGGCGACCCCATCGTGAACGTCATGCTCAAGGAGTTCTCGCGGCTCGACGGCGCGTTCGTCGTCTCCGACTCCGGGAAGATCGTCTCCGCGTACCGCTACCTCGAACCCGCCGCCGAGGGCGTCGACATCCCGAAGGGGCTGGGCGCGCGCCACATGTCCGGCGCGGCGATCACCCGCGACACTAACTCGACGTCGATCGTGCTCTCCGAGTCCGACGGGCTGGTCCGGGCGTTCAAGGCGGGCGAACTCGTCTTGGAGATCGATCCGGAGGAGTACTGA
- a CDS encoding mechanosensitive ion channel family protein produces the protein MSAVPTALSEFVRAVPDRLWLALFVLVVGLVLAYLVGVINRRLLRRAGVPEVIEGTAFERTAREFDTSTVGILAKLSSYFILAVTVIVALTVADVNYLQQFWSGVAAFLPRLFVAALVLIVGVVVGDKTELLVAERLRGIKLPELSVLPTLVKYSVVYVAALIALGQVGVQTLALIVLLAAYAFAVVLFAALATKDLVASAAAGVFLLLRQPYGIGDEVRVAGERGVVQEVDLFVTHIETDGEEHVVPNHAVFREGIVLIRG, from the coding sequence ATGTCCGCGGTCCCGACAGCCCTCTCGGAGTTCGTTCGCGCGGTCCCCGACCGGCTCTGGCTGGCGCTTTTCGTCCTCGTCGTCGGGCTCGTGTTGGCGTACCTCGTCGGCGTTATCAACCGCCGGCTGCTCCGCCGCGCCGGCGTCCCCGAGGTGATCGAGGGGACGGCCTTCGAGCGGACGGCCCGCGAGTTCGACACCTCGACGGTGGGGATCTTAGCGAAGCTTTCGAGCTATTTCATCCTCGCCGTCACCGTCATCGTCGCTCTCACCGTCGCGGACGTGAACTACCTCCAACAGTTCTGGTCGGGCGTCGCTGCCTTCCTCCCGCGGCTGTTCGTGGCGGCCCTCGTGCTCATCGTCGGGGTCGTCGTCGGCGACAAGACCGAACTGCTCGTCGCCGAGCGGCTCCGCGGGATCAAGCTTCCCGAACTCAGCGTGCTCCCGACGCTCGTAAAGTACAGCGTGGTGTACGTCGCCGCGCTCATCGCGCTCGGACAGGTCGGCGTCCAGACGCTCGCGCTCATCGTGCTGCTCGCGGCGTACGCGTTCGCGGTCGTGCTGTTCGCCGCGCTCGCGACGAAGGACCTCGTCGCCTCCGCGGCGGCCGGCGTCTTCCTCCTCCTCCGACAGCCGTACGGCATCGGCGACGAGGTGCGGGTCGCCGGCGAGCGCGGCGTCGTTCAGGAGGTCGACCTGTTCGTCACCCACATCGAGACCGACGGGGAGGAACACGTCGTCCCGAACCACGCCGTGTTCCGCGAGGGCATCGTGCTGATCCGGGGGTGA
- a CDS encoding HVO_0758 family zinc finger protein, with amino-acid sequence MKSTRKGLRDGDLMKDTYERLNCADCEQVLKKENDPDEVFSVRICPECGERFKELR; translated from the coding sequence ATGAAATCCACGCGCAAGGGGCTCCGCGACGGCGACCTCATGAAGGACACCTACGAACGGCTCAACTGCGCCGACTGCGAGCAGGTGTTGAAAAAGGAGAACGACCCCGACGAGGTGTTCTCGGTCCGGATCTGCCCGGAGTGCGGCGAGCGATTCAAGGAGCTTCGCTGA